The segment CGCGCGCGAACACGAACGGCAGTACGGGCAGGATGCAGGGGCTCAGGATCGTGAGCGCGCCACCCAGGTAGGAGAGGATCAGTAGGAGCATGGCAATGGGTCCGCGATAGGTCTGCGAAGGGTCTGCGATGGGCCTGGTCAGGCGGATACGGGGCGGAACGTCATGGCTACGCCGTTCATGCAGTAGCGCAGTCCCGTAGGCTTAGCAGGCTGCTGAAATACCGGCAGCGAACGTCAGCGCGACGACTTGCTGAATCGTTAATCTGAGGACTCCATACAATCCCACGTTCATGCGCGGCGCTGACACCTTCACCGAAAGTTTGTTCACCATGCGGCGGCTGGAAGATTTCGTGCCGAAGTCCCACCCCCTGCGCGCGATCCGCACCATGGCGAACCAGGCGCTGGCGAAGATGGATCGGCTGTTCGCGCAAATGTACGAGGCCGATATCAAGGGTGGCCGGCCCAGCATCGCGCCGGAGAAGTTGCTGCGGGCCATGCTGCTGCAGGTGCTCTACAGCGTCCGGTCGGAGCGCCAGCTCATGGAACAGACGCACTACAACTTGCTGTTTCGCTGGTTCATTGGCCTGGCGATGGATGATGTGGTCTGGGTGCCCAGCGTCTTCAGCAAGAACCGGGAACGGCTGATCAAGCACGATGCTGTGATCGACTTCTTCAACGAAGTGCTGGCCATCGCGCAGAAGAAGGACTGGCTGTCGGGCGAGCACTTCAGCGTCGACGGCACGTTGATTAAGGCGTGGGCTGGCCACAAGAGCTTTGTACGCAAGGATGGCGACGACCAAGACGATAACGACGGTGCTGACTTCAAGGGTGAAAAGCGCAGCAACGAGACGCACGAGTCCAAAACCGATCCCGATGCCAAGCTGTACCGCAAGGGCAAAACCGCCAGTGAACTGCGTTACATGGGTCATACCCTGAGCGACAACCGCCACGGCCTGGTGGTGAGCGCCATGGTGACCAATGCGGACGGACACGCCGAGCGCGAGGCCGCGAAGGTCATGCTCAACGATGCCAGGCAGGTGATTGAGGACCTGAATGTGGAAGTCACCGTGGGTGCGGACAAGGGCTACGACGCGCACGAGTTCATTCAAGCCTGCCTGGAGTTGAAGGTGACGCCGCACGTCGCACAAAACACCTCTGGCCGCCGCTCGGCCGTTCCCGACGCCATTGCAGGCACCA is part of the Cupriavidus metallidurans CH34 genome and harbors:
- a CDS encoding IS5-like element ISRme1 family transposase — translated: MRGADTFTESLFTMRRLEDFVPKSHPLRAIRTMANQALAKMDRLFAQMYEADIKGGRPSIAPEKLLRAMLLQVLYSVRSERQLMEQTHYNLLFRWFIGLAMDDVVWVPSVFSKNRERLIKHDAVIDFFNEVLAIAQKKDWLSGEHFSVDGTLIKAWAGHKSFVRKDGDDQDDNDGADFKGEKRSNETHESKTDPDAKLYRKGKTASELRYMGHTLSDNRHGLVVSAMVTNADGHAEREAAKVMLNDARQVIEDLNVEVTVGADKGYDAHEFIQACLELKVTPHVAQNTSGRRSAVPDAIAGTKGYAISQQKRKLIEQGFGWAKTVGRMRQVMVRGLKKVDQMFVLSMAAYNLVRMRSLGQIRPQLQ